A single genomic interval of Streptomyces sp. BA2 harbors:
- the ddaH gene encoding dimethylargininase encodes MSRFPRRATPRRYLMCSPAHFKVTYSINPWMDPSKPVDVPLAIAQWEDLRDRYRSLGHTVEELTPRPGLPDMVFAANGATVIGGRVLGARFAYPERGAEAVAHLEWFREHGFTDLHEPTHINEGEGDFAVTSSYVLAGRGFRASPLSHGEAQEFFGRPVLGLDLVDPRYYHLDTALAVLDDATDDVMYYPPAFSPGSQAVLRRLFPDALIAEEPDAVALGLNAVSDGLHVLLPQAAVGLFAPLRERGYEPVGMDLGELLKGGGSVKCCTQELRV; translated from the coding sequence TTGAGTCGTTTTCCTCGTCGCGCCACACCCCGGCGCTATCTGATGTGCTCACCGGCACACTTCAAGGTCACGTACTCCATCAACCCCTGGATGGATCCCTCGAAACCGGTCGACGTCCCCCTGGCCATCGCCCAATGGGAGGATCTGCGCGACCGCTACCGCTCGCTCGGCCACACCGTCGAGGAGCTCACGCCGCGTCCGGGCCTGCCGGACATGGTCTTCGCCGCGAACGGCGCGACCGTCATCGGGGGCCGTGTGCTCGGCGCGCGGTTCGCCTATCCGGAGCGCGGTGCCGAAGCCGTCGCCCACCTGGAGTGGTTCCGGGAGCACGGCTTCACTGACCTCCACGAACCCACGCACATCAACGAGGGCGAGGGCGACTTCGCCGTCACGTCCTCGTACGTCCTTGCCGGGCGCGGCTTCCGGGCCAGCCCCCTGTCGCACGGGGAGGCGCAGGAGTTCTTCGGCCGCCCGGTGCTCGGGCTCGATCTCGTCGATCCCCGCTACTACCACCTGGACACGGCGCTCGCGGTGCTCGACGACGCGACGGACGACGTCATGTACTACCCGCCCGCGTTCTCGCCGGGCAGTCAGGCGGTCCTGCGGCGGCTCTTCCCCGACGCGCTGATCGCCGAGGAGCCGGACGCGGTGGCCCTTGGGCTCAACGCGGTGTCGGACGGTCTGCACGTGCTGCTCCCGCAGGCCGCGGTGGGCCTCTTCGCGCCGCTGCGGGAGCGTGGCTACGAACCCGTCGGCATGGATCTGGGCGAGCTGCTCAAGGGCGGCGGCAGCGTGAAGTGCTGCACGCAGGAGCTACGCGTCTAG
- a CDS encoding SDR family oxidoreductase, whose product MNAELTGHPTGQARTAVVTGAGSGIGRSVAVELLRAGWSVALAGRRKETLEETAAIAAGVSEGAAVRPVPHAEESTEVNAPAETDALCVRTDVSRPEDVAALFSAVRDRFGRLDLLFNNAGTFGPGGVPVDELEYDAWRHVVDTNLNGAFLCAQAAFRQMKEQDPQGGRIINNGSISAHVPRPLSIAYTATKHALTGLTKSLSLDGRPYRIACGQIDIGNAATDMTERMQTGILQANGELAPEPVMDVSDVARTVRHMAELPLEANVQFATVLATNMPFIGRG is encoded by the coding sequence ATGAACGCAGAGCTAACTGGGCATCCAACCGGGCAAGCTAGGACCGCCGTGGTGACCGGCGCGGGCTCCGGAATCGGCAGGTCCGTGGCGGTGGAACTGCTGCGGGCCGGATGGTCCGTGGCGCTCGCGGGGCGCCGGAAGGAGACGCTGGAGGAGACGGCGGCGATCGCGGCGGGGGTGTCGGAGGGCGCCGCGGTGCGGCCCGTCCCGCACGCCGAGGAATCCACCGAGGTGAACGCCCCGGCCGAGACCGACGCCCTGTGCGTGCGCACCGACGTCTCGCGGCCCGAGGACGTGGCCGCGCTCTTCTCGGCCGTGCGCGACCGCTTCGGCCGGCTCGACCTCCTCTTCAACAACGCCGGTACGTTCGGCCCCGGCGGTGTGCCGGTCGACGAACTGGAGTACGACGCGTGGCGGCACGTCGTCGACACGAACCTCAACGGCGCGTTCCTGTGCGCGCAGGCTGCCTTCCGGCAGATGAAGGAGCAGGACCCGCAGGGCGGCCGCATCATCAACAACGGCTCCATCTCCGCGCACGTCCCGCGCCCGCTCTCCATCGCGTACACGGCGACGAAGCACGCGCTGACCGGCCTGACGAAGTCCCTCTCCCTGGACGGCCGCCCCTACCGGATCGCCTGCGGCCAGATCGACATCGGCAACGCGGCGACGGACATGACGGAGCGGATGCAGACCGGAATCCTCCAGGCCAACGGGGAACTGGCACCCGAGCCGGTGATGGACGTGTCGGACGTGGCGCGGACGGTGCGCCATATGGCGGAGCTGCCGCTGGAGGCGAACGTGCAGTTCGCGACGGTGCTCGCGACGAACATGCCCTTCATCGGGCGGGGTTAG
- a CDS encoding serine hydrolase domain-containing protein — protein MAHLVREVRALTRGERPWCAGAVVLAGRGPVIAVHEAVGRAVRYAAYDPEKDAGVELPPAEQVLTRTGTPFDLASLTKLFTTVAAMQQLERGTLGIDALVSAYVPEFTAAAEHGITVRQLLTHTSGLRPELPLYDCPDGAARLAALRAEAPSSLPGDYVYSDLNMLLLQHVLERLTRRPLDALIREGITRPLGMAATGFGPRPDAAATEDQRGPWAKADRGMLRGEVHDENAWALGGVAGHAGLFSTARDLAVFCRALLCGGSYGTARILGPDFVELMLTPPGLGFGLDQAWFMGELAGRGAAGHTGFTGTSLVIDPATDTFLILLANTVHPRRGRADSGPRARAATRLARAAR, from the coding sequence ATGGCCCACCTCGTACGCGAGGTGCGCGCGCTGACGCGCGGCGAGCGGCCCTGGTGCGCGGGCGCCGTCGTGCTCGCCGGACGCGGCCCGGTGATCGCCGTCCATGAGGCGGTGGGCCGTGCGGTGCGCTATGCCGCGTACGACCCGGAGAAGGACGCGGGCGTCGAACTGCCGCCCGCGGAACAGGTGTTGACCCGCACGGGGACTCCCTTCGACCTGGCCTCGCTCACCAAATTGTTCACCACGGTCGCCGCGATGCAGCAGCTTGAGCGCGGCACGCTCGGCATCGACGCGCTGGTCTCCGCGTACGTCCCCGAGTTCACGGCGGCCGCCGAGCACGGCATCACGGTGCGCCAGCTGCTCACGCACACCTCGGGTCTGCGCCCCGAACTCCCGCTGTACGACTGCCCGGACGGCGCCGCTCGTCTCGCCGCCCTGCGTGCGGAGGCCCCGTCGAGCCTGCCGGGCGACTATGTCTACTCCGACCTGAACATGCTGCTCCTCCAGCACGTCCTGGAGCGCCTCACGCGCCGCCCGCTCGACGCCCTCATCCGTGAGGGCATCACGCGGCCGCTGGGCATGGCGGCCACCGGCTTCGGGCCGCGTCCCGACGCCGCCGCCACCGAGGACCAGCGCGGGCCCTGGGCGAAGGCCGACCGGGGGATGCTGCGGGGCGAGGTGCACGACGAGAACGCCTGGGCGCTCGGCGGCGTCGCGGGCCACGCCGGGCTCTTCTCCACCGCGCGCGACCTCGCGGTGTTCTGCCGTGCGCTGCTCTGCGGCGGCTCGTACGGTACGGCGCGCATCCTCGGCCCGGATTTCGTGGAGCTGATGCTGACGCCGCCGGGGCTCGGCTTCGGCCTTGACCAGGCGTGGTTCATGGGGGAGCTCGCGGGGCGCGGTGCGGCGGGGCATACGGGGTTCACGGGGACGTCCTTGGTCATCGACCCGGCCACGGACACGTTCCTGATCCTTCTGGCGAACACGGTCCACCCGCGGCGGGGGCGCGCCGACAGCGGGCCCCGGGCCCGGGCGGCTACACGGCTGGCCCGCGCGGCGCGCTGA
- a CDS encoding nuclear transport factor 2 family protein → MSIQVNRLADPTVRAFVIAVNSNDRAAFQAVLTPDATMSDDGSDRNVAEWADREIFSSNGHMDVENESDGGRALIVNYRNDTWGEMRTKWRFTVEDGKVSRFETGQA, encoded by the coding sequence ATGAGCATTCAGGTAAATCGGCTCGCCGACCCGACGGTCCGGGCCTTCGTCATCGCCGTGAACTCCAACGACCGGGCCGCCTTCCAGGCCGTCCTGACGCCCGACGCGACCATGTCCGACGACGGTTCCGACCGGAACGTCGCCGAATGGGCGGACCGCGAGATCTTCTCCTCGAACGGCCACATGGACGTGGAGAACGAGTCGGACGGCGGGCGCGCGCTGATCGTCAATTACCGCAACGACACGTGGGGGGAGATGCGGACGAAGTGGCGGTTCACCGTCGAGGACGGGAAGGTCTCCCGGTTCGAGACGGGCCAGGCCTGA
- a CDS encoding DoxX family protein, translated as MTSSCFDRHDLGLLLLRVTTGGVLVAHGTQKLFGWFGGHGIEGTGAFMESIGFAPGKANAVVAGLAEAGGGTLLALGLATPAAGSAAAGAMAGATAVHAPNGFFSQGGGYEYPAFLGMVAATLAVAGPGAYSVDDALGHSFNRNWMVPAALAGTALGVLVSVGSRTKNVRAQESASESEDDGA; from the coding sequence ATGACCAGTTCCTGCTTCGACCGACATGACCTGGGCCTTCTGCTGCTCCGTGTCACCACCGGCGGCGTCCTCGTCGCCCACGGCACCCAGAAGCTCTTCGGCTGGTTCGGCGGCCACGGCATCGAGGGCACCGGCGCCTTCATGGAGTCCATCGGCTTCGCGCCCGGCAAGGCGAACGCCGTCGTCGCCGGGCTCGCCGAGGCGGGCGGCGGCACGCTGCTCGCGCTCGGCCTCGCGACCCCCGCCGCCGGTTCCGCGGCGGCCGGCGCCATGGCCGGGGCGACCGCGGTGCACGCCCCCAACGGCTTCTTCAGCCAGGGAGGCGGCTACGAGTACCCGGCGTTCCTCGGCATGGTCGCCGCCACCCTGGCCGTCGCGGGCCCCGGCGCCTACTCCGTCGACGACGCGCTCGGCCACTCCTTCAACCGCAACTGGATGGTGCCCGCGGCGCTGGCGGGCACGGCGCTCGGGGTGCTCGTCTCGGTGGGCTCGCGGACAAAGAACGTACGGGCGCAGGAGAGCGCGTCGGAGTCGGAGGACGACGGCGCCTGA
- a CDS encoding alkaline phosphatase D family protein — MTPAGQQDTAEIRAAASRLGRRRFLSVTGAAAALAFATNLPAAGAASAAELDARKIADDPFTLGVASGDPQPGSILLWTRLAPAPYEPGNGLPNMRVVVQWEVAHDAAFRRVARSGVAIAHPEFNHTVHVEVDFLEAGRAYYFRFKTGTWISETGRTRTAPAAGSKVSSLTLAAVSCQAYHDGYYNAYKHLAKDDVDVVFHLGDYLYEYAVNSAGGARNYTDRTLPALYNRETQTLEDYRLRYALYKTDPDLRAAHAAHPFVVTWDDHETENNYADDLDENGNPPAEFLVRRAAAYRAYWENLPLRSPQQPVGPDLQLYRRLQWGNLAQFDILDTRQYRSNQAYGDGQDIPGPESTDPKRTITGATQERWLIDGWRSSSAVWNVMPQQVNFSQRKLDLNAVAKVSMDAWDGYPASRDRVLAGAASAGIENLMVLTGDVHVGYAYDIKADFDNQASKTVGTEIVATSIASGRDGADKPVNWDTYTKANPHMKFYNGRRGYVTVALGQESARADFKTVSAVTTPGAPITTAASFVTEAGNPGLKPA, encoded by the coding sequence ATGACACCCGCAGGCCAGCAGGACACAGCCGAAATCCGAGCCGCCGCGAGCCGCTTGGGCCGCCGTCGTTTCCTCAGCGTCACCGGCGCCGCCGCCGCGCTCGCCTTCGCCACCAACCTGCCGGCGGCGGGCGCGGCGAGCGCCGCCGAGCTGGACGCACGGAAGATCGCCGACGATCCCTTCACGCTCGGCGTGGCATCCGGCGACCCGCAGCCCGGCTCCATCCTGCTCTGGACCCGCCTCGCCCCGGCCCCGTACGAACCGGGCAACGGTCTGCCGAACATGCGGGTCGTCGTCCAGTGGGAGGTCGCCCACGACGCCGCGTTCCGGCGCGTCGCCAGAAGCGGCGTGGCCATCGCCCACCCCGAGTTCAACCACACCGTGCACGTCGAGGTGGACTTCCTTGAGGCAGGGCGTGCCTACTACTTCCGCTTCAAGACCGGGACATGGATCAGCGAGACGGGCCGCACCCGCACCGCCCCCGCGGCGGGCAGCAAGGTGAGCTCCCTGACGCTGGCCGCGGTGTCCTGCCAGGCCTACCACGACGGTTACTACAACGCGTACAAACACCTGGCCAAGGACGACGTCGACGTCGTCTTCCACCTCGGCGACTACCTCTACGAGTACGCGGTGAACTCGGCCGGCGGCGCCCGCAACTACACCGACCGCACGCTGCCCGCCCTCTACAACCGTGAGACGCAGACGCTGGAGGACTACCGCCTGCGGTACGCCCTCTACAAGACCGACCCGGATCTGCGCGCCGCGCACGCCGCGCACCCCTTCGTCGTCACCTGGGACGACCACGAGACCGAGAACAACTACGCGGACGACCTCGACGAGAACGGCAACCCGCCCGCCGAGTTCCTGGTGCGCCGCGCCGCCGCCTACCGCGCGTACTGGGAGAACCTGCCGCTGCGCAGCCCCCAGCAGCCCGTGGGTCCGGACCTGCAGCTCTACCGCCGCTTGCAGTGGGGCAACCTCGCGCAGTTCGACATCCTGGACACCCGGCAGTACCGCTCCAACCAGGCCTACGGCGACGGCCAGGACATCCCGGGACCTGAGTCCACGGACCCCAAGCGCACCATCACCGGGGCCACCCAGGAGCGCTGGCTCATCGACGGCTGGCGGAGCTCGTCGGCGGTGTGGAACGTCATGCCGCAGCAGGTCAACTTCTCCCAGCGCAAGCTGGACCTCAACGCGGTGGCGAAGGTCAGCATGGACGCCTGGGACGGCTATCCGGCCTCCCGCGACCGTGTCCTCGCGGGCGCGGCGTCGGCCGGGATCGAGAACCTGATGGTGCTCACGGGCGACGTGCACGTCGGGTACGCCTACGACATCAAGGCCGACTTCGACAACCAGGCGTCCAAGACGGTCGGCACGGAGATCGTCGCCACGTCCATCGCGAGCGGTAGGGACGGCGCCGACAAGCCCGTGAACTGGGACACCTACACCAAGGCCAACCCGCACATGAAGTTCTACAACGGGCGGCGCGGGTACGTGACCGTCGCACTTGGGCAGGAATCCGCGCGCGCCGACTTCAAGACGGTGTCGGCGGTGACGACGCCGGGGGCGCCGATCACGACGGCTGCGTCCTTCGTGACGGAGGCGGGGAACCCGGGGCTGAAGCCCGCGTGA
- a CDS encoding lamin tail domain-containing protein, producing the protein MRIRSAAPAVLAAAALAAPLLAASPATAAAAAHQGGLHLGYIQFDSPGRDSRSNSSLNAEWVNIHNNSGSAIQLKGYKLKDNTGYTYTFGSYKIGAGKTVKVRTGKGTNASGVRYWGRGSYVWNNTSDKARLIKPSGSLKDSCSWTNSNPGYKNCH; encoded by the coding sequence TTGCGCATACGTTCCGCGGCCCCGGCCGTCCTCGCCGCCGCCGCACTCGCGGCACCGCTGCTCGCCGCGTCCCCCGCTACCGCGGCCGCGGCCGCTCACCAGGGCGGGCTGCACCTCGGGTACATCCAGTTCGACAGCCCGGGCCGGGACAGCCGTTCCAACTCATCGCTGAACGCGGAGTGGGTGAACATCCACAACAACTCCGGCTCGGCGATCCAGCTCAAGGGCTACAAGCTGAAGGACAACACCGGCTACACGTACACCTTCGGCAGCTACAAGATCGGCGCCGGCAAGACCGTCAAGGTCCGCACCGGCAAGGGCACCAACGCCTCCGGCGTCCGCTACTGGGGCCGCGGCTCGTACGTCTGGAACAACACCAGCGACAAGGCCCGCCTCATCAAGCCGAGCGGCTCGCTCAAGGACTCCTGCTCCTGGACGAACAGCAACCCCGGCTACAAGAACTGCCACTGA
- a CDS encoding Bcr/CflA family multidrug efflux MFS transporter: protein MPEHGSRTTSGPEGPLVRQSRTVEKAPAPAAPASAAPALTAQRRTGLLVTLVLGGLTAVPPLSMDMYLPALPEVTRSLHTSAATAQLTLTACLTGMALGQLVVGPMSDKWGRRRPLLIGLFIYILATAICAFAPTAELLIAFRLLQGLAGAAGIVIARAVVRDLYDGVEMARFFSTLMLISGVAPVIAPLIGGQVLRFTDWRGIFAVLTVVGIALTAVVWRRLPETLAPENRHSGGTAEALRTMRSLLADRVFTGYMLAGGFAFAALFAYVSASPFVVQEIYGASPQTFSLLFGVNSIGLITVGQINGKILVGRVSLDKVLAFGLSVIVLAAGALLLMTSGVFGDVGLFPVAAGLFVLMSAMGLGTPNTNALALMRTPHAAGSASALLGTSSFLVGAIASPLVGIAGEATAVPMALVQLVCGLAAIGCFLGLCRPWQHSARPNREGKDH, encoded by the coding sequence ATGCCGGAGCACGGCAGCCGCACCACGAGTGGGCCCGAAGGCCCCCTCGTACGGCAGTCCCGGACGGTGGAGAAGGCACCGGCCCCCGCGGCCCCCGCTTCCGCGGCCCCCGCCCTCACCGCCCAGCGCCGCACCGGCCTCCTCGTCACCCTCGTGCTCGGCGGCCTCACCGCGGTGCCGCCGCTCTCCATGGACATGTACCTCCCGGCGCTCCCGGAGGTCACCCGCTCGCTGCACACGTCCGCCGCGACCGCGCAGCTGACCCTCACCGCCTGCCTCACCGGCATGGCGCTCGGGCAGCTCGTCGTCGGGCCGATGAGCGACAAGTGGGGGCGGCGCAGGCCGCTGCTCATCGGGCTCTTCATCTACATCCTCGCCACCGCGATCTGCGCGTTCGCGCCCACCGCCGAACTCCTCATCGCCTTCCGCCTGTTGCAGGGCCTCGCGGGCGCCGCGGGCATCGTCATCGCCCGCGCCGTCGTCCGTGACCTCTACGACGGCGTGGAGATGGCCCGCTTCTTCTCCACCCTCATGCTGATCTCCGGGGTCGCCCCGGTCATCGCGCCCCTCATCGGCGGCCAGGTCCTGCGCTTCACCGACTGGCGCGGCATCTTCGCCGTCCTCACGGTCGTCGGCATCGCCCTGACGGCGGTGGTCTGGCGGCGCCTGCCCGAGACGCTCGCCCCCGAGAACCGGCACAGCGGCGGCACCGCCGAGGCGCTGCGCACCATGAGGTCGCTCCTCGCCGACCGCGTCTTCACCGGGTACATGCTCGCGGGCGGCTTCGCGTTCGCCGCGCTGTTCGCGTACGTCTCCGCGTCGCCGTTCGTCGTCCAGGAGATCTACGGGGCGTCCCCGCAGACCTTCAGCCTGCTCTTCGGCGTGAACTCCATCGGCCTGATCACCGTCGGCCAGATCAACGGCAAGATCCTCGTCGGCCGGGTCAGCCTCGACAAGGTGCTCGCCTTCGGCCTGAGCGTCATCGTCCTCGCCGCGGGCGCGCTGCTCCTCATGACGTCGGGCGTCTTCGGTGACGTCGGTCTGTTCCCCGTCGCGGCCGGGCTCTTCGTCCTGATGTCGGCGATGGGCCTCGGTACGCCCAACACCAACGCCCTCGCCCTGATGCGCACCCCGCACGCCGCGGGCTCAGCGTCGGCGCTGCTCGGCACGTCCTCGTTCCTCGTCGGCGCGATCGCATCCCCGCTCGTGGGCATCGCGGGCGAGGCCACGGCCGTGCCGATGGCCCTCGTCCAGCTCGTCTGCGGTCTTGCGGCCATCGGCTGCTTCTTGGGACTGTGCCGCCCCTGGCAGCACTCGGCCAGGCCGAATCGGGAGGGGAAGGACCACTGA
- a CDS encoding small ribosomal subunit Rsm22 family protein: MNAPTSPVSPAETLRTALAGLLDGLPAKQAAQAVDRLIANYRGRTPTDAPILRDRADVAAYAAYRMPATFEAVRAALGALADAAPAGWAPGSHVDVGGGTGAATWAVSATWEGERPVTVLDWAEPALALGRELAAANPWLKAAQWQRSRIGSALSIESTDLVTVSYVLKELTEDDRRSLVDVAAAAAQQAVVIVEPGTPDGYARVIEARDRLIAAGFRVAAPCPHSAACPIVPGDDWCHFSARVSRSSLHRKVKGGSLAYEDEKFSYVAAVRFDAGPAPKRVVRKPQIRKGQVLLDLCAADETLHRETVTKRHGPLYRAARDAEWGDAWPPHDGDALDA, from the coding sequence GTGAACGCCCCGACCTCCCCCGTCTCTCCGGCCGAGACCCTGCGCACCGCCCTCGCCGGGCTTCTCGACGGGCTTCCGGCCAAGCAGGCCGCGCAAGCTGTTGACCGGCTGATCGCCAACTACCGGGGGCGTACCCCGACCGACGCCCCGATTCTGCGTGACCGTGCCGATGTCGCCGCGTACGCCGCTTACCGCATGCCCGCGACCTTCGAGGCGGTGCGTGCCGCGCTCGGCGCCCTCGCGGACGCGGCGCCCGCAGGGTGGGCGCCCGGCAGTCATGTGGACGTCGGCGGTGGGACCGGCGCCGCGACCTGGGCGGTGAGCGCGACCTGGGAGGGCGAGCGGCCCGTCACGGTTCTCGACTGGGCCGAGCCCGCCCTCGCCCTGGGCCGTGAACTGGCCGCGGCGAACCCGTGGTTGAAGGCCGCGCAGTGGCAGCGCTCTCGTATCGGATCGGCGCTCAGCATCGAGAGCACCGATCTCGTCACGGTGTCGTACGTCCTCAAGGAGCTGACGGAGGACGACCGCCGGTCCCTGGTGGACGTGGCGGCGGCAGCCGCACAGCAGGCCGTCGTCATCGTCGAACCCGGCACCCCCGACGGCTACGCCCGCGTCATCGAGGCCCGCGACCGGCTGATCGCCGCCGGCTTCCGCGTCGCCGCGCCCTGTCCGCACAGCGCCGCCTGCCCGATCGTGCCCGGCGACGACTGGTGCCACTTCTCCGCCCGCGTCAGCCGCTCCTCCCTGCACCGGAAGGTCAAGGGCGGCTCCCTGGCGTACGAGGACGAGAAGTTCAGTTACGTGGCCGCGGTCCGCTTCGACGCCGGCCCCGCGCCCAAGCGTGTCGTACGCAAGCCGCAGATCCGCAAGGGCCAGGTCCTGCTCGACCTGTGCGCGGCGGACGAGACACTGCACCGCGAGACCGTGACCAAGCGCCACGGTCCGCTGTACCGCGCGGCCCGCGACGCGGAGTGGGGCGACGCCTGGCCGCCCCATGACGGCGACGCGCTAGACGCGTAG
- a CDS encoding PhzF family phenazine biosynthesis protein: MTTNSADAASPDVLRYTAFATDPAGGNPAGIVLDAAGLDDAAMLGIAAEVGYSESAFLVPGAPDSASGSGSPGRAFDVRYFSPRAEVPFCGHATVAAAVALAERGEGAGDFVFSTRAGTVPVTVTDVDGTLRATLTSVEPHVDEVAAADLTEALAALDWPADDLDPSLPPRIAYAGARHLILAAATRERLADLSYDFERLATLMRRLDLTTVQLVWRESDLTFHVRDPFPVGGVVEDPATGAAAAAFGAYARELALVPAESELTLHQGADMGRPGLLTVSLQEGDERVRVSGAAVRIEG, from the coding sequence ATGACGACGAACTCAGCGGACGCCGCCTCTCCCGACGTGCTGCGCTACACCGCCTTCGCGACCGACCCGGCGGGCGGCAACCCCGCCGGGATCGTGCTCGACGCCGCCGGTCTCGACGATGCGGCGATGCTGGGGATCGCGGCGGAGGTGGGCTACAGCGAATCGGCGTTCCTGGTCCCCGGCGCCCCGGACTCCGCCTCCGGCTCCGGCTCCCCTGGCCGCGCCTTCGACGTGCGCTACTTCAGCCCGCGGGCCGAGGTGCCCTTCTGCGGGCACGCGACGGTGGCGGCGGCGGTCGCGCTGGCCGAACGGGGCGAGGGCGCGGGCGACTTCGTCTTCTCCACGCGGGCGGGCACGGTGCCGGTGACCGTGACCGACGTGGACGGCACCCTGCGGGCCACGCTCACCAGCGTCGAGCCGCACGTCGACGAGGTCGCGGCGGCCGACCTGACCGAGGCCCTGGCCGCGCTCGACTGGCCCGCGGACGACCTGGACCCATCCCTGCCGCCCCGCATCGCCTACGCGGGCGCCCGCCACCTGATCCTGGCCGCCGCGACCCGCGAACGCCTCGCCGACCTGTCGTACGACTTCGAACGCCTCGCGACCCTGATGCGCCGCCTGGATCTGACCACGGTCCAACTGGTGTGGCGGGAGTCGGACTTGACCTTCCACGTGCGCGACCCGTTCCCGGTGGGCGGCGTCGTGGAGGACCCCGCGACGGGCGCGGCGGCCGCCGCGTTCGGCGCGTACGCACGCGAACTGGCCCTGGTCCCCGCGGAGTCGGAGCTCACCCTTCACCAGGGCGCGGACATGGGGCGCCCCGGGCTGCTCACGGTGAGCCTGCAGGAAGGGGACGAGAGGGTGCGGGTGAGTGGGGCGGCGGTGCGGATCGAGGGGTAG
- a CDS encoding Gfo/Idh/MocA family protein — translation MEDNREPVRWGILATGGIAASFTANLLDMPDAEVVAVASRTDASAKAFAERFGIPRAYGEWGALAEDEDIDVVYVATPHASHRAAAGLCLDAGRAVLCEKAFTLNAREARELVTLARRRGLFLMEAMWMYCHPLIRRMKALVDDGAIGEVRTVQADFGLAGPFPPAHRLRDPAQGGGSLLDLGVYPVSFAQLLLGEPSGVSARATLSDEGVDLQTGMLLSYESGAHAVLHCSINAGTPVTASVTGSRGRIDVSNGFFFPDRFVLHREGRDPEEFAASPEYGPRDSLKHEAAEVMHRLRAGDTESPLVPLDGTLAVMRTLDAVRERIGVRYPGE, via the coding sequence GTGGAAGACAACCGTGAACCCGTGCGCTGGGGCATCCTCGCGACGGGCGGGATCGCCGCGTCGTTCACGGCGAACCTCCTCGACATGCCGGACGCGGAAGTGGTCGCCGTGGCCTCGCGAACCGACGCGTCGGCGAAGGCGTTCGCGGAGCGGTTCGGGATACCGCGCGCGTACGGGGAGTGGGGCGCGCTCGCCGAGGACGAGGATATAGACGTCGTGTACGTGGCGACGCCGCACGCCTCGCACCGGGCGGCGGCGGGGCTGTGCCTGGACGCGGGGCGCGCGGTGCTGTGCGAGAAGGCGTTCACGCTGAACGCGCGCGAGGCGCGGGAGCTGGTGACGCTCGCCCGGCGGCGGGGCCTCTTCCTGATGGAGGCCATGTGGATGTACTGCCATCCGCTGATCAGGCGGATGAAGGCGCTGGTCGACGACGGGGCGATCGGTGAGGTGCGGACCGTGCAGGCGGACTTCGGCCTCGCCGGGCCCTTCCCTCCGGCGCACCGGCTCCGTGACCCGGCGCAGGGCGGCGGCTCGCTGCTCGATCTCGGCGTGTACCCGGTGTCGTTCGCGCAGTTGCTGCTCGGGGAGCCTTCGGGGGTGAGCGCGAGAGCAACGCTCTCGGATGAGGGCGTTGATCTCCAGACGGGAATGCTGCTCTCGTACGAGAGCGGTGCTCACGCTGTGTTGCACTGCTCCATCAACGCGGGCACCCCCGTCACCGCCTCGGTCACCGGTTCGCGGGGCCGCATAGACGTCTCGAACGGGTTCTTCTTCCCGGACCGCTTCGTGCTGCACCGCGAAGGCCGCGACCCCGAGGAGTTCGCCGCCTCCCCCGAGTACGGCCCCCGCGACAGCCTCAAGCACGAGGCCGCCGAGGTCATGCACCGCCTGCGCGCGGGCGACACCGAGTCCCCCCTCGTCCCCCTGGACGGCACCCTCGCGGTGATGCGGACCCTGGACGCGGTGCGGGAGCGGATCGGGGTGCGCTACCCGGGCGAGTGA
- a CDS encoding AAA family ATPase yields the protein MIVWINGSYGAGKTTTSEELVGLLPAARLFDAEEVGYMLHHVLGPLQEEADFQHWPPWRALVVETARQLLAYTGGTLVIPQTVLVEEYWTELREGLGQLGVPVRHFVLHADPGTLTRRIEADIPAIIPWRLDHVVPYQEALPWLRRAGEVIDTTDTPPDEVARRIAAKVAGREES from the coding sequence GTGATTGTCTGGATCAACGGAAGTTACGGCGCGGGCAAGACCACCACGTCCGAGGAACTGGTCGGTCTGCTCCCGGCCGCCCGGCTCTTCGACGCCGAAGAGGTCGGCTACATGCTGCATCACGTCCTCGGCCCCCTCCAGGAGGAGGCCGACTTCCAGCACTGGCCGCCGTGGCGAGCCCTCGTCGTCGAGACGGCGCGCCAGCTGCTCGCGTACACGGGCGGAACGTTGGTCATCCCGCAGACGGTGCTCGTGGAGGAGTACTGGACGGAGCTGCGCGAGGGCCTCGGCCAACTCGGCGTTCCCGTACGCCATTTCGTGCTGCACGCCGATCCCGGGACGCTGACCCGGCGCATCGAGGCCGACATCCCGGCGATCATCCCCTGGCGCCTCGACCACGTCGTCCCCTACCAGGAGGCACTGCCATGGCTGCGGCGGGCGGGCGAGGTGATCGATACGACGGACACTCCGCCGGACGAGGTCGCACGGCGCATCGCGGCGAAAGTGGCTGGTAGGGAGGAGAGTTGA